A single region of the uncultured Flavobacterium sp. genome encodes:
- the hpt gene encoding hypoxanthine phosphoribosyltransferase has product MIQLHDKQFVPFISAKEIDFALTKIVAQVEDDFGDDTPIFIGVLNGAFMVVADFLKKYKHHCEVSFIKMSSYEGTETTNTVKELIGINQDLSGRSVILIEDIVDTGNTVEELKRMFKQQNVKHFKIATLFFKPEAYKKDIKIDYIGIRIPNKFIVGYGLDYNGLGRNLAEVYKLAE; this is encoded by the coding sequence ATGATACAACTTCACGATAAACAATTTGTTCCGTTTATTTCGGCTAAAGAAATTGATTTTGCTTTGACCAAAATAGTAGCACAAGTAGAAGATGATTTTGGAGATGATACGCCAATTTTTATTGGTGTTTTGAATGGCGCATTTATGGTTGTTGCCGATTTTTTAAAGAAATACAAACACCATTGTGAGGTTTCATTTATCAAAATGTCATCTTACGAAGGAACTGAAACCACCAATACCGTAAAAGAATTAATTGGAATCAATCAGGATTTATCCGGCAGATCCGTTATTCTTATCGAAGACATTGTCGATACCGGAAATACGGTCGAAGAACTAAAGCGCATGTTTAAACAACAAAATGTAAAACATTTTAAAATTGCCACTTTGTTCTTTAAACCGGAAGCCTATAAAAAGGACATTAAAATAGATTATATCGGAATCAGAATTCCAAATAAATTCATCGTTGGCTACGGATTAGACTACAATGGTTTAGGAAGAAATCTTGCTGAGGTCTATAAATTAGCCGAATAA